DNA from Acanthochromis polyacanthus isolate Apoly-LR-REF ecotype Palm Island chromosome 7, KAUST_Apoly_ChrSc, whole genome shotgun sequence:
ATACATTATGAGACTGTGATTATATTAGCATTATTTATATTCAGTCAACTGAAGGTGGTaccacagtttttaaatgagactAATTTAGGGAGACTGATTTAATAACCTGGGTATAGACGGGCTGCTCTTCTGTCCAGTTGCTCTGCTGGAGTGTGCAGGAAGTAGCCTGATAGCAGATGAAGCTCAGTGTGTTCCCCTCCAGGTACTATGTCCCATTCTTCATTCCACTCCTGGGGGTGGGAGGCCAGCCACTAGCGAATAACAACACACTAAAAATAATCAATATTAAAACTATCACATTTTCTGATATAgttaaaatcaaatattttcaaaatatatgCTTATATTTTAACATAGATAACTTTTCAACATAAAGCTTCCACTTCATTAGTGTTTTTATTCCATGATGTGACTGTGGTACACACCAGCTTCTAACCACACACATGCTAGCTCTTACTGTAATAACAAACAGTAAACATGCAATCACCCACAAATTATGCAGTTGCCCTGTGGAATTAatccaaacaaaacagaaacaaatatgttACCATGTTTTTGCATCACAGTACAAAAGATGATAAATAAAAGGGCAGAAGTTAATTGTGCTTCATGTGGTACCTGCTCCAGGGCTTCCATTAGGGCCTGATAATTCTGGCTCGCTCTGACTGTGGTGTTTTGGATTGCCAGGCTCTGTGTGGTCAGGGTGGGGAACATATTTAGAGAACTGTGTTCCTTCTACGAAGCACATCATCAACATGTCTGCAACCAAAAGAGTCATCAGGTCTCGTAGAGGCAGGATCAAAAGCAGGGTCACAGCTTGGTCAGAATCCAAAAAGTGCCTTGATTTGTATGTGAAAAAGAGACAATAGATGTTCACTGAGGATTTATATGAATGTACAGAACTCTAGTTCACCTGAACAACCATTATGGATTTGTGGATTGAAAAGCAAAGTTTCAGCCGCAATATTAAAGCCACTAACAGTCGACaaataacactgatcatctcTGTCCAGTATAGTGTTCTGTTGGGAACCTTTGGGTCCTGACATTCAtatggatgttactttgacattcCATGTTCTGTCATCTGTTATTACACTACACTTTCTGATGTTTTAGGTTTTAATTATGGTATCAGTATCAACACATTTACTCAGATATTGTACTTAATACATGATTTTGGTATTGTCACAACACTAACTACTATAGATGTCAATGCAGCTACACTCGGTAGGGTTCACACATTGATCTACTCCAATTTTATCAGTTTAAATAATACCTAACTGGTGGCTATGCAGCTAAGCAGAGGCAAGCCCCAATTACCAAAATTAATCAAGTAATATACAATAATAATTTCAATGACTAATATTTCATGAGATTACTGCCCAAAGACCTTATTGCCATCTTTCCCTGGTGCAAAAGAAGAATGAACATAAAGCAGGTTAACAGAGAGGAGTCAGGAGTGTCTAAAGCTTCCCAATATCTAGGTTCATCTTTCCTCAGTGAACTGCAGGATCTCTTGTTTCGTCAGCGCATAAGGATGGTTTTCTGCTTGAGAAGCCTTCGATGAGAGTGATGTGACTCTGGCCAAGATACCTCAAGAGTAAATCCAAATATCACATTGTTAAGGATGCATTAAATACTCTGAAGTCACTATCGATTTTATCACTCCTTAGAAATGTCAAAACAGATGTTTGATTTTACTGATCGAACCAGGGGAATATTGATGACATCTGGCCATTTACAGCCACTAATGTTTTGTGTAAGACCTTAAGGGAGACTCTAATTAAGCTAAAACGTGTTCTTCTTCACCGCATCAGACCCTGAAAGAtttgagtgaaaaacaaaagggaatttttaaaaaaaatagggtgtcattttacatttcactcaCACAAGGACCGGACATGACTTCCTCTCACCATTGTGGGCTTTAACCCAATAATCTCTCCACCAGTTTCAGGGTAATTTCACTACTTTTATCTCTCATCTTCATAGTATACATCACATGTTAGCCTTCATATTAAGTAAAACATATATTATGTATTGTGGAATTATGTTTTTTCATGTATGTCACCAAAAAAATTCCGGCagtagagattttttttttctaattatggACAGGGTCGGAATGGACTGGTCCCGTgctgtcagcctggctacataTGGTGCACCATCAGTGATCGGGAAAAAGGCGGGTGTTGTGGCAAAGTTTAAAGACAAAGTCAAAGCCGCAAATGGAGGGAGTTGGTTTTGGACATTCCACTGTATTTTGCATCAGGAGGCGTTATGCAGTAAGTCGTTAAAAATGAATCACGTCATTGAGGTGATTGTCCGAACTGTAAATTTCGTCCGAGCCGTCATCAGTTTGACTGCCTTCTCAGTGACAGTAACATCACCCATGGCCTGCCGTACCACACTGAAGTAAGGTGGCTAAGCTGAGGTGCTGTGCTAAAGCGCTTCTTTGATCTTCGTGGGACATCGGACAGTTCACAGAGAAAAAAGGTAAACCTGTTGTGGAATTATAAAGCCCACAATGGCTGCGGGACCTTGCCTTTATAGTTGATGTTACAGAGCACTTGAATAATCTGAACAAAATGTTACAAGGgcacaaaaaaaatatcatccaGTGTTACGACAGCATATGTGCATTCAAGTTGAAGCTCGAATTGTGAGAGACGCAGCTTGCAAGCGGTGACGCTGCTCATTCCCCCTGTTTAAGAGATGTATGCGCAGCCAGCGTCAATGCTGACATGAGCTAGTACAAAGACAAGATGACGGGATTGCTGTGGGAGTTTGAGAAACAATTTCAGGTCTTTCGCTCACCATTCACAGTCGAAGCTTCTGACGTGCCCTCTGACATGCAACTTGAAATAATCGATTTGCAGTGTGATGTAGAACTGATGGACAGATTTGTCTCTGTGGGCTTGGAAATACGGTGGCCGAGACCCGCcatcgctgcaaataaaacaaacgctgcaaataaaaagaaacgccgctgcaaataaaaagaaacgctgcaaataaaaagccaCAACGGAAGTGGATTACTGAGGATTATTTTGCCGATACACCggtgtgagaagaagaagacgaagaagaaacaagaacaggagtaAGACTTGAAAAACGAACGAGAAAGTAAGTGAAAATGTTAGTGTTTAATGTCACTACGtctaatttttaatgtgttatctggTTAGGCCATGTAGCCCCAGGTTTGAAGTTGAACTGGAGGATGCCGGTGTGTTGTTCGCCGTCAGTTGTTTCCACCCGGATGTGTTTTCGTTCCGGACTCATTCATTCTGTCCGCTCGGGCGGACGGGCGCCGGCGGCGAAGGATGGTTCGCCCGGGGCGCAAATCTAGCCAGGAccgaatctgtgtgtttttctggggtagacACTGCTCTGGAGTGAGAGCGTGCAGTGGTACATGttactgtgttttgctgcatattGGAGTAAAGTTACTAAACTCGATTGTCCTCTCGTTAGCCGAAGCTAACAACACACCGGCATCCTCCAGTTCAACTTCAAACCTTCAAACCCGGGGCTTCATGGCCTAAccagataacacattaaaaactagaaaagcactctgagagcgcagacctccgccaggccatctgtctgtctatctgtttaGACAGATAGACCTTTTGAAGGATTTTGTACAATTGAAGGCcatctcaattgtacagagtccttcaaaaaaatcctggatccagacggtgatccggattacctccaaaatctaatcgattgttacttttgctcttccggacattctgtaaaaaaaatggtgaaaatccgtccataactttttgagttatgctgaagacaaacagacaaactccgatgattacgtaacctcctggcggaggtaattagacgtagtgacattaaacactgacattttcactTACTTTCTCGTTCGTTTTCCAAGTCGTACtccttgtttcttcttctacttcgtcttcttcttctcacaccGGTGTATCGGCAAAAATAATCCCCAGTAATCCACTAACTTTCGTTgtggcttttttatttgcagcagcgtttgtttttgtttgcagcgtttcttttttatttgcagcggtgtttctttttatttgcagcgtttcttttttatttgcaacggtgtttctttttatttgcagcgtttcttttttatttgcagcggtgtttctttttatttgcagcgtttctttttatttgcagcggtgtttctttttatttgcagcgtttgttttatttgcagcgatgGCGGGTCTCGGCCACCGTATGGAAACATTTGATCAGCATCTCCTTCCAGGCTACCCTAAATTAACAGCACTGGCTGCAAAAATGTTGTGCACGTTTGGGACGACCTATTTTTGTGAGCAAGTTGTCTCAGTAAtgcacattaataaaacaaaactgtgtacAAAGCTCACACATAAGCACTTAACTGACATGCTGAAGTTAGCTACTGCTCAGGACATGATGCCTGATACTGATGCACTTGTGCAGGCTACAAGATGTCAAGTTTCAGGAGCAAATACGAAGCAAgaataaatcctgtaaaatgctgctttaaacattCTTGCCCTAGGAAATAAACAGTTGCTAAATGAAAACTTGCTGTagtaaatactgtgaaattcaATGTTGGTCATCGGATTCACTACTAAAGTGTTTGGTTGAGtggaatattatttctaatggatgcatccatgttatgtatgtagttttttatgtaaattttaCACATAAACAAGGTAGGTGATAACTTTACTTTCTTAACTGTCTGTATAAAATAGCTGCTACtgaagatttaaaggtgtgcaaagttaatttaggtgttcacaattactttccagatgtggaaaacagacttgAAAAAATTTCTATATCTTgataagtttgatttttttttttttaattccaggactatgttttcaagttacacatacctgtgactaaatatgttgtgccattggacaatcactgtgatcagttgtaatgcacaatgcacacaaataaatgtaaaactgagtcctagtgttgttgaaattgcacttactctaatctctggttgtttctaatataatttttaaaaggacagttcattacatataaagatttttctgATATACTTAtcctttgcactaaaatgtcggaaaaacttagacatattgttacttctcggtaattatgctataagtttactggtccggcccctttgagatcaaattaggccgtatccggcccctggaccaaaatgagtttgacacccctgctctaataCGTCACCACACTTTCACCTGCATGTTTGACAATGACAAACTTACTGTTCTTAAAGCTCTCAAAATACTTCAGCAATGAAGTCAGAAAACTGCAACTAGTTCCCTGAAAGTTACCATTTGCATTGTCATGCTGTATGTTTCATGTGTCcaattattacaaaataaatgcagtctACAGAATACCATTGAAAGTGACTTACTTGGTGTTGTAGATGAGGAAGTACGAATTCCACAGAAGAAAATGTCTCAAGTTTGCTCCAGTGTTTATCTGAGAGAACAAAATaacactttgtttacatttttcaatgTCCTACACCATTCTTCCTGAAAACTCAGCGTAATTTTTCCGCAAAAACTACAGTCTATGCTTGTAAATCGCCCCAAAACTCATTAAAATCAAGAAACTAACCTGACCACATGAGCTTAGTTTAGGTGATTAACTGCCATTTACGAACTAACAGAAACGTAGGGCAGTATTTTTTACTTTCAGAAACCTCACCGGATAAAATTGTATGTTTTGAGCGAACTGTCGCAGTTCTCATGTAATTTTCAACTATTTTTTAATTCAGGACCGAGCTTTTAACAACTGTTTTGAAGATATACTGGAAATATCGTCTCGCGAGACTTTGCGGTGTTTTTGGATTCGGCGCATGCGCCTATCATATTACTTCCGTATCAACCTGCAAAAATTACTCGAAATGATTTATTACGGCAGATTGCAGGATTAAAGTAACTAATTGTCCGTTCCCCTGTTTGATTCGGACCGCCTCCACTTCGTCGCGTTTGTGTAAAAGCACTAGAATGTTAGCATTAgaaggaaaaaataagaaagaatCATGTGTCTCAGAGATGTAGCTAGCATGCTAAGGAGCTAGCAtagccagcagcagcatcatcattAGGTGCTGAAGATACGGACTGTAGTTTTGGAGGTGGCACACATCTAGAAATGTATGTTCTCTACACAATTCTCGCttctttgggatttttttcgttttgaaatgGATGAAAAAGCGGAAGTATTGCACCGACCTGAAAAGACTTGATGGCAAAACAGTTCTTATTACAGGTAATGAAACACGTCGGTGGAATTCCCTGTATAGATCAGTGCGGTATGACTTAATAGACTTAAAATGCTGATATTTTGCTGTCATCTTCAAGTTATAAGCCTCACTTAAAcatgaatttacattttttttcttcaggtgGAAATTCTGGCGTTGGCAAGGACACAGCTGTTTCCATGGCAATGAGAGGAGCCCGTGTCATTATCGCTTGCAGAGACCTGGACAAGGCAGAGAAGGCTGTGAGGGAGATCAAGTTTAAAAGCCACAGTCTGAATGTCTTTCACATGGAGCTGGATCTGGCCAACCTGCGCTCTGTGAGGGAATTCTGTAAGAACTTTGTccagaaggagaagagactggACATCCTGATCAATAATGCAGGTGAGGATGTGCACCACATTTACGTGGTTTGATACAcgaaatatcaccaaaaaataAGAGGAAGTTGTTTTATTCTACCACAGTCTTCAGGGCAGGTAACATTGCACAGATTTGTTTATCCATATCTGAATCAAAGGCTACAGGGTGCTGTGTTTTGAGCAGACACTGGATCAGAATTGATCCACAGAAATATCTGCAGTCAGAACAGAATCCACTCAATAAGTGGTCAGAAGCAAAAGGAATAATCAGTCATTAGATGGACAGTTTACTTCTACACAGTGAGTGTTCCAGTTAAACACCTGCATGCACCAGAACACACTCTGACCAAAAACCACATCTGATCATGAAAACGCAGCATCAGCCTAAAGCatatgcttctttttttctccatctcaTTGTCTTTGCCATCTTTCTTTACCTGAATGTTGCTTCTCCAGCGATGCCCGGCGTCCTTGACTGTACAGACGACAACTTCAGCATGTGTTTTGGCGTCAATCACTTGGGCCACTTCCTTCTAACCAACCTGCTTTTGCCTCGGCTGAAGGAATGTGCTCCCAGCCGAGTGGTGACTCTCACATGCTCCAGCTACAAATACCAGAAGCTGGACTTCCAGGACCTCAACTACAACCTGCTGCCCTTCTTCACCTACTGCCGCAGCAAGC
Protein-coding regions in this window:
- the si:dkey-174n20.1 gene encoding retinol dehydrogenase 14, whose translation is MKKRKYCTDLKRLDGKTVLITGGNSGVGKDTAVSMAMRGARVIIACRDLDKAEKAVREIKFKSHSLNVFHMELDLANLRSVREFCKNFVQKEKRLDILINNAAMPGVLDCTDDNFSMCFGVNHLGHFLLTNLLLPRLKECAPSRVVTLTCSSYKYQKLDFQDLNYNLLPFFTYCRSKLANIYFSQELARITQGKGVTSYAVHPGFVQSGWTCHYSVLFRMLMQVIMWMFFVSSEIGAQTVIYCAVSDEAAKHSGGYFVDCRPATLRPFARDAGVAKKLWEASERLVKLV